Proteins encoded by one window of Homoserinimonas aerilata:
- a CDS encoding heavy metal translocating P-type ATPase → MSAACGCEHEPAQPATAAEDETEEVVRPWWRDRGIMVPVFSGVAFLAGLILEWSGLEIPALVLFWAGLLLGASTFTPGAIRKLFKGKLGIGLLMTISAIGAVILGYVEEAAALAFLYSIAEALEDKAMDRARGGLRALLKLVPETATVLQNGVSAQVPARELTVGQVMVVRPGERIATDGIVRSGRSSLDTSAITGESIPVEVEPGDAVSAGAINSAGALEVETTAAGTDNSLTTIVELVEKAQTEKGERARLADKIARPLVPGVLILAALVAIIGSLLGDPEVWITRALVVLVAASPCALAISVPLTVVAAIGAASKFGVIIKSGAVFERFGTVRHVAVDKTGTLTRNEPAVTAVLTTNGVTEAQALAWAAALEQHSTHPLAAAITAAAPGTPAAADVTEQAGHGIDGTADGSKITVGSPRWLDAGELGNRVVALEEQGMTVVIVHCDGSPVAAIGVRDELRTEVPEVVRTLTGQGVGVTMLTGDNARTAHALAAQAGISDVRAELRPEDKATAIRELSKAGPVAMIGDGINDAPALAGADVGIAMGATGSDAAIESADVAFTGHDLRLIPRAFDHARRGRRIINQNIILSLLIITALLPLALFGVLGLAAVVMVHEVAEVIVILNGLRAARTRTPRVAS, encoded by the coding sequence GTGAGCGCGGCGTGTGGCTGCGAGCACGAGCCTGCCCAGCCTGCCACTGCGGCGGAGGATGAGACCGAAGAGGTTGTGCGGCCCTGGTGGAGGGACCGTGGGATCATGGTGCCGGTCTTCTCCGGTGTCGCATTCCTGGCCGGTCTGATCCTTGAATGGTCCGGCCTCGAGATCCCGGCGCTGGTGTTGTTCTGGGCCGGTCTGCTCCTCGGTGCGTCGACGTTCACGCCCGGCGCGATCCGGAAACTGTTCAAGGGCAAGCTCGGTATCGGGCTGCTGATGACGATCAGCGCGATCGGCGCGGTCATCCTCGGCTACGTGGAGGAGGCTGCGGCTCTGGCGTTCTTGTACTCGATTGCTGAGGCGCTCGAGGACAAAGCGATGGACCGTGCCCGGGGCGGGCTGAGGGCGCTGCTGAAGCTCGTGCCGGAGACAGCGACCGTGCTGCAGAACGGCGTCTCTGCGCAGGTGCCCGCGAGAGAGCTGACGGTCGGCCAGGTCATGGTGGTCCGTCCCGGCGAGCGGATCGCAACCGACGGGATCGTCCGTTCTGGCCGCTCCAGCCTGGACACCTCGGCGATCACCGGGGAGTCGATCCCCGTCGAGGTCGAGCCCGGCGATGCGGTGTCGGCCGGTGCGATCAACAGCGCCGGCGCGCTGGAGGTCGAAACGACCGCTGCGGGCACCGACAACTCGCTCACCACGATCGTGGAGCTGGTCGAGAAGGCGCAGACCGAGAAGGGCGAGCGTGCACGTCTCGCGGACAAGATCGCCCGCCCGCTCGTGCCCGGTGTGCTGATCCTCGCAGCGCTCGTCGCGATCATCGGGTCGCTGCTGGGAGATCCAGAGGTATGGATAACCCGCGCGCTCGTTGTGCTGGTCGCGGCGTCTCCGTGTGCACTGGCAATTTCGGTGCCGCTGACGGTCGTCGCCGCGATCGGTGCGGCAAGTAAGTTCGGCGTGATCATCAAGTCTGGCGCTGTCTTCGAGCGCTTCGGCACAGTACGTCACGTCGCCGTCGACAAGACCGGCACCCTTACCCGCAACGAGCCCGCCGTCACCGCCGTGCTCACCACCAATGGTGTGACGGAGGCTCAGGCGCTGGCCTGGGCGGCCGCGTTGGAGCAGCACAGCACGCATCCTCTCGCCGCCGCGATCACCGCCGCCGCTCCGGGCACTCCGGCAGCTGCAGACGTGACCGAGCAGGCCGGCCATGGCATTGACGGCACCGCGGACGGATCGAAAATCACTGTCGGAAGTCCTCGTTGGCTTGACGCTGGCGAGCTCGGCAACCGGGTCGTAGCTCTCGAGGAGCAGGGCATGACCGTCGTGATCGTCCACTGTGACGGGTCACCGGTCGCCGCGATCGGCGTTCGTGACGAGTTGCGCACTGAAGTCCCCGAGGTCGTCCGGACACTCACAGGTCAGGGCGTTGGTGTGACGATGCTCACCGGCGACAACGCCCGCACGGCTCATGCGCTGGCTGCGCAGGCCGGGATCAGTGACGTGCGCGCCGAGCTGCGCCCTGAGGACAAGGCGACCGCGATTCGAGAGCTGTCGAAGGCGGGGCCGGTCGCAATGATCGGCGACGGCATCAACGATGCCCCAGCCCTTGCTGGTGCGGACGTCGGTATCGCTATGGGCGCCACGGGCTCCGATGCGGCGATCGAATCCGCGGATGTGGCCTTCACCGGTCACGATCTCCGCCTCATCCCACGGGCGTTTGACCACGCCCGCCGGGGCCGCCGGATCATCAACCAGAACATCATTCTGTCGTTGTTGATCATCACCGCACTGCTTCCGCTCGCACTCTTCGGGGTGCTTGGGCTCGCGGCCGTCGTCATGGTGCACGAGGTCGCAGAGGTCATCGTGATCCTCAACGGCCTACGTGCCGCCCGCACCCGCACACCACGGGTGGCCAGCTGA
- the cmtR gene encoding Cd(II)/Pb(II)-sensing metalloregulatory transcriptional regulator CmtR — MLTISSRLDVMNRLGRAMADPTRSRILMSLLGGPSYPAVLSRELELTRSNVSNHLTCLRDCGIVVAEPEGRQTRYEIADPHLTAALVALVDVTLAVDEHAPCVDSACTVAGCCGTGADA; from the coding sequence GTGCTGACTATTTCCTCACGCCTCGATGTCATGAACCGGCTCGGCCGGGCCATGGCCGATCCCACGCGTTCCCGAATCCTAATGTCTCTGCTCGGTGGACCGAGCTACCCGGCTGTGCTCTCTCGTGAGCTGGAGCTGACGCGTTCGAACGTGTCGAACCATCTCACCTGCCTGCGTGACTGCGGGATTGTCGTTGCCGAGCCGGAGGGTCGCCAGACTCGTTACGAGATCGCCGACCCGCATCTTACGGCTGCGCTCGTCGCGCTCGTGGACGTGACGCTGGCGGTCGATGAGCACGCGCCGTGCGTGGACTCTGCGTGCACGGTGGCTGGCTGCTGTGGGACGGGGGCGGACGCGTGA
- a CDS encoding SCO6880 family protein, whose product MSKDYDNQRAGDLIPVKFSRLTRRGILLGLSLSQLVALGIGVTTLVWAFYAGGGMLIALSAPVWLCAASVVWIRIAGRPIVEWIPVAFWWMWKTTGGQLLYRRRVVKPRPAGSLALPGDMARLREYDDPITGAGMVHDPTASTLTAIIAVSHPAFALLDPGEQERRVSSWGRVLATVCRSGRLSMMQVLERTLPDSGTGLAEWWASHGNADDSWASTTYAELIDRAAPAGERHATTLSLSLDMQTAARQIRTAGGGIRGAAAVLRQEMSTLIAALRSADLAPSSWLTCGEIAVILRSAYDPAVAATLERHGELGQSLATAGPVAVNESWSRLRTDSAFHAVLWISEWPRSMVYPGFLAPVLLSTGIQRSFSLLCTPMRSDQAARDIRKKKTEYISDAAQRQRIGQIEDASQTAEFQDVLQQEADLTAGHGVLRYTGLISVSARTAEDLDAAVAAIEQAAIQASCETRLLVGQQAQAFTAAALPLCRVV is encoded by the coding sequence ATGTCAAAGGACTACGACAATCAACGAGCCGGGGACCTCATTCCGGTGAAATTCTCCCGACTGACACGAAGGGGCATCCTGCTCGGTCTATCCCTCTCACAGCTGGTGGCGCTCGGAATTGGTGTGACCACGCTTGTGTGGGCCTTCTATGCCGGCGGCGGCATGCTCATCGCGTTGTCGGCACCCGTATGGCTCTGTGCCGCATCCGTGGTGTGGATCCGGATCGCTGGGCGTCCGATCGTCGAATGGATTCCCGTTGCCTTCTGGTGGATGTGGAAAACCACCGGTGGACAGCTGCTCTACCGGCGACGCGTTGTGAAGCCGCGGCCTGCGGGCTCGCTCGCACTACCCGGCGACATGGCACGGCTGCGCGAGTACGACGACCCGATCACTGGCGCCGGAATGGTTCATGACCCCACCGCCAGCACTCTCACGGCCATCATTGCAGTCTCGCACCCAGCATTCGCGCTCCTCGATCCCGGTGAGCAGGAACGGCGTGTCTCCTCCTGGGGGCGTGTGCTCGCGACCGTCTGCAGGTCCGGGCGCCTCTCAATGATGCAAGTGCTTGAGCGCACCCTCCCAGACTCCGGGACAGGACTCGCTGAATGGTGGGCATCGCACGGCAACGCAGATGACTCCTGGGCCTCGACGACGTACGCCGAACTCATCGACCGCGCAGCACCCGCTGGAGAACGCCACGCCACCACGCTCTCCCTCTCGCTCGACATGCAGACAGCGGCACGACAGATCCGCACTGCCGGTGGTGGCATCCGTGGCGCTGCTGCTGTCCTTCGCCAAGAGATGTCCACGCTCATCGCCGCGCTGCGCTCAGCCGACCTCGCACCCTCATCGTGGTTGACGTGCGGCGAGATCGCCGTCATCCTGCGTTCGGCATACGACCCGGCAGTCGCCGCGACACTTGAACGGCACGGCGAACTCGGCCAGTCGCTCGCCACCGCAGGTCCGGTCGCAGTGAACGAATCCTGGTCCCGGCTACGCACAGACTCGGCCTTCCACGCGGTGTTATGGATCTCAGAGTGGCCGCGGTCGATGGTCTACCCGGGCTTCTTGGCACCCGTGCTTCTGTCGACCGGGATACAGCGGTCCTTCTCGCTGCTCTGCACACCGATGCGGTCCGACCAGGCAGCACGTGACATCCGAAAAAAGAAGACGGAGTACATCTCAGACGCAGCTCAGCGTCAACGCATCGGCCAGATAGAGGATGCCTCGCAGACGGCTGAGTTTCAGGACGTTCTCCAGCAGGAAGCTGACCTCACGGCTGGGCACGGCGTCCTGCGCTACACCGGACTCATCTCGGTCTCAGCACGAACAGCCGAAGACCTCGACGCCGCCGTCGCCGCGATCGAGCAAGCCGCCATTCAAGCATCCTGCGAGACGCGCCTCCTCGTCGGACAGCAGGCCCAAGCATTCACCGCCGCGGCTCTGCCACTTTGTCGCGTGGTGTGA
- a CDS encoding low temperature requirement protein A yields MTTESAGASPNHDTERAASTHRAADWYELFFDLVFVVVIAISAGLLEKDMSFAAVVAFLLLLFPLWWTWVNLMVTNNLFGASHRSIGVLVITAMPGAAAMAIAISAGIEHSAWLFAAGAIWIRLVLLVMWLVPHARGRQPFSIWRTLGLLHG; encoded by the coding sequence ATGACGACTGAGTCAGCTGGCGCAAGCCCAAACCACGACACGGAGCGTGCGGCGTCGACGCACCGCGCCGCGGACTGGTACGAACTGTTCTTTGACCTTGTCTTCGTCGTGGTCATCGCGATCTCGGCAGGGTTGCTGGAGAAGGACATGAGCTTCGCCGCGGTCGTGGCCTTCCTGCTGCTGCTCTTTCCGCTGTGGTGGACGTGGGTGAACCTGATGGTCACCAATAACCTCTTCGGCGCCAGCCATCGCTCCATTGGGGTGCTCGTCATCACGGCGATGCCTGGCGCGGCGGCGATGGCGATCGCGATCTCAGCGGGCATTGAGCATTCGGCATGGCTGTTCGCGGCCGGAGCGATCTGGATTCGACTCGTGCTGCTCGTGATGTGGCTGGTGCCGCATGCGAGGGGGCGGCAGCCTTTCTCGATCTGGCGAACATTGGGACTGCTGCACGGATAG
- a CDS encoding type IV secretion system protein, translating to MSVCDIPVISNVCDAVGEGAATLVSAPFDWLASTMGQAAGWLIEAMWTVFDSTTLVDVQSPGYLNVYNLLFGIGVFIVLLFFCFQLILGLIRREPAALSRAALGAAKAVLGSFVVITLTATALEIVDQLCIGVVQAAGETTATMGDKIALLTAGLTTINIAAPGVGAIVTIFLAGLMICAVAIVWFSLLIRKALLLVAIVLAPIAFGGAAWDVTRGWIGKWAAFVVALIISKLVLVVVFLIAITQVSTPIEADLSAVTEPISGIVLLFIAAFAPYMVYRFISFLGFDLYHAMGSEQEAKSAVNRPVPVPSKLQSDGVKKVLDGGSGGGGTSNAAPAATASPSASASGGATSGGSAAGAGAGASAGAGGAAAAAGPAAAAVIGAKVIKAAATAGPQLGGAVGSTAETAAAGAGGSGAAAPAPHSTPQPPAPRSDPAPPRTQQPRSGKE from the coding sequence ATGAGTGTCTGCGATATTCCTGTCATCTCCAACGTGTGTGATGCCGTCGGTGAGGGGGCCGCAACACTCGTGTCAGCGCCATTCGACTGGCTCGCCTCCACGATGGGGCAAGCTGCCGGATGGCTCATCGAAGCCATGTGGACCGTCTTCGACAGCACAACCCTCGTGGACGTCCAATCCCCGGGCTACCTGAACGTCTACAACCTGCTCTTCGGCATCGGTGTCTTCATCGTTCTCCTGTTCTTCTGCTTCCAGCTGATTCTCGGCCTGATCCGGCGCGAACCCGCCGCACTTTCCCGCGCGGCCCTCGGCGCAGCCAAGGCGGTCCTGGGATCGTTCGTCGTCATCACGTTGACGGCGACGGCCTTGGAGATCGTGGATCAGCTGTGCATCGGGGTTGTTCAGGCCGCGGGAGAAACCACCGCCACCATGGGCGACAAGATCGCGCTCCTGACCGCGGGACTCACGACAATCAATATCGCTGCTCCCGGGGTCGGTGCGATCGTCACAATCTTCCTCGCCGGGCTCATGATCTGTGCTGTCGCTATCGTGTGGTTCTCGCTCCTGATCCGCAAGGCGCTGCTGCTCGTCGCAATAGTGCTCGCGCCGATCGCATTCGGTGGAGCGGCATGGGATGTCACCCGCGGATGGATCGGCAAATGGGCCGCGTTCGTGGTCGCGCTCATCATCTCCAAGCTCGTACTCGTCGTCGTGTTCCTCATTGCGATCACGCAGGTCTCGACCCCGATCGAGGCTGACTTGTCGGCAGTGACTGAACCGATCTCAGGCATCGTGCTGCTGTTCATCGCAGCCTTTGCGCCGTACATGGTCTACCGGTTCATCTCTTTCCTCGGCTTCGATCTTTACCACGCGATGGGAAGCGAGCAGGAAGCGAAGAGCGCCGTGAACCGACCGGTGCCTGTGCCGTCGAAGCTTCAGAGCGACGGAGTGAAGAAAGTTCTCGACGGTGGCTCCGGTGGTGGCGGGACATCCAACGCCGCTCCAGCAGCAACCGCTTCACCCAGCGCGTCTGCTTCGGGTGGGGCGACGTCCGGCGGATCAGCTGCCGGAGCGGGGGCGGGAGCCAGTGCCGGTGCCGGTGGCGCTGCCGCAGCTGCCGGCCCCGCAGCGGCAGCGGTCATTGGCGCGAAGGTCATCAAAGCTGCCGCTACTGCCGGACCCCAGCTCGGAGGCGCTGTTGGCAGCACAGCCGAAACTGCGGCTGCCGGTGCAGGTGGTTCGGGTGCGGCTGCACCCGCTCCTCATTCCACGCCTCAGCCTCCTGCACCGCGATCAGATCCAGCACCACCCAGAACCCAGCAGCCACGATCTGGGAAGGAATAG
- a CDS encoding DUF6112 family protein translates to MDIDITPNDSGLPGIAQLRTIVGAVMTIGLILSVLALIISAIVWGFGSNSSNPHLASRGKLGVLISCGAAVICGASVTLINFFWNVGQQV, encoded by the coding sequence ATGGACATCGACATCACCCCGAACGACTCGGGGCTGCCGGGGATCGCGCAGCTGCGCACCATCGTCGGCGCCGTCATGACGATCGGCTTGATTCTCTCCGTGCTCGCGCTCATCATCTCGGCGATCGTCTGGGGATTCGGATCGAACTCGTCCAACCCGCACCTCGCGTCTCGCGGCAAGCTCGGCGTGCTCATCTCCTGTGGTGCCGCCGTCATTTGCGGCGCATCGGTGACGCTCATCAATTTCTTCTGGAACGTCGGACAGCAGGTCTGA
- a CDS encoding IS3 family transposase (programmed frameshift) translates to MPKPYPREFRDDVVRVARGREPGVTIKQVAKDFGVHAVTLHKWLQRAAVDDGVKPGESRGEAAELREARQRIRLLEQENEVLRRAAAYLSQANLPKRFYPLVTELAAAGIPVTVTCRVLKLARQPYYRWLADPITTSEVVQAYRANALFDAHKDDPEFGHRLLADEARDAGESMADRTAWRITAANGWWSVFGKKRGKNGKKPGPAVHDDLCTVTDESGRVRHEFTAEGPNQLWLTDITEHKTAEGKLYLCAIKDVFGNKIVGYSIDSRMKSSLAVRALENAVQMRGDVAGCVVHSDRGSQFRSRKFLRALSRNRLVGSMGRVASCGDNAAMESFFALLQKNVLDHRSWTTREQLRIAIVTWIERTYHRRRRQAALGRLTPVEFETIMNTTVALVA, encoded by the exons ATGCCTAAGCCCTATCCGCGAGAGTTCCGTGATGACGTCGTGCGCGTCGCGCGGGGCCGTGAGCCTGGTGTGACGATCAAGCAGGTCGCGAAAGATTTCGGTGTCCATGCGGTGACGTTGCATAAGTGGTTGCAGCGCGCGGCGGTCGACGACGGGGTCAAGCCCGGCGAAAGCCGTGGTGAGGCCGCGGAGTTGCGGGAAGCGCGTCAGAGGATTCGTCTGCTCGAGCAAGAGAATGAGGTGCTCCGCCGTGCGGCGGCGTATCTGTCGCAGGCGAATCTGCCG AAAAGGTTCTACCCGCTCGTGACAGAGCTCGCCGCTGCGGGGATCCCCGTGACGGTGACGTGTCGGGTATTGAAGCTTGCTCGCCAGCCTTACTACCGGTGGCTGGCTGACCCCATCACGACCAGCGAGGTAGTGCAGGCATATCGTGCGAACGCGTTGTTCGACGCGCACAAGGACGACCCCGAGTTCGGTCACCGGTTGCTCGCAGACGAGGCCCGCGACGCCGGGGAATCAATGGCGGACCGGACCGCGTGGCGCATCACGGCCGCGAACGGCTGGTGGAGTGTGTTCGGGAAGAAACGGGGCAAGAACGGCAAGAAACCCGGCCCTGCCGTTCACGACGACCTCTGCACGGTCACCGATGAGAGCGGGCGGGTCCGGCACGAGTTCACCGCCGAGGGTCCGAACCAGCTCTGGCTGACCGACATCACCGAACACAAGACCGCAGAGGGCAAGCTCTACCTCTGCGCGATTAAAGACGTGTTCGGGAACAAGATCGTCGGGTACTCGATCGACTCGCGGATGAAGTCGAGTCTCGCTGTCCGCGCGCTGGAGAACGCCGTCCAGATGCGCGGTGACGTCGCCGGGTGCGTGGTCCACTCCGACCGCGGATCGCAATTTCGAAGCCGAAAATTCCTGCGTGCTCTATCCCGCAACCGCCTGGTCGGATCAATGGGCCGGGTTGCATCATGCGGAGACAACGCCGCGATGGAATCGTTCTTTGCGCTGCTGCAAAAGAACGTCCTCGACCATCGCTCCTGGACAACCCGCGAGCAGCTGCGCATCGCGATCGTGACCTGGATCGAACGCACCTATCACCGACGCCGACGGCAAGCCGCTCTGGGGCGTTTGACGCCCGTCGAATTCGAGACCATCATGAACACGACCGTCGCACTGGTGGCGTGA
- a CDS encoding DUF6112 family protein: MDTEIFRDLLDRHTRLTAPRDAHDVITELSRIGLRHDAILPGQPSGLARSDVTYSCSSPARAGVFVALGAAILAGGGVTWMNWLIQLGEQL, encoded by the coding sequence ATGGACACCGAAATCTTTCGCGACCTGCTTGATCGTCACACCAGGCTCACGGCCCCGCGCGACGCGCACGACGTCATCACGGAACTCTCGCGGATAGGGCTTAGGCATGATGCCATCCTTCCAGGCCAACCCTCCGGGCTAGCCAGATCAGATGTCACCTATTCGTGCAGCAGTCCCGCACGTGCCGGGGTCTTCGTCGCGCTGGGTGCAGCGATCCTCGCTGGCGGCGGCGTGACGTGGATGAACTGGCTCATTCAGTTGGGTGAGCAGCTGTAG
- a CDS encoding cadmium resistance transporter produces MLATIGSAIGLFAATNIDDIVVLTVLFLASSRGKPRPWQIVAGQYLGFITLVVISVIAALGLTIVPDEWVGFLGLIPLGIGIWTLIRGLRRNSDDDDDDSKITAVGLWGVAGITIANGADNISLYTPIFRTSTPGDVAVMIVVFLILVAVWCAAGRLIGTNKAVTEGLERVEHWLVPAVFIGLGLFILIESGVIVRLIEVLA; encoded by the coding sequence ATGCTCGCCACCATCGGGTCAGCGATCGGCCTGTTCGCCGCGACCAACATCGACGACATTGTCGTCCTCACCGTGCTGTTCCTCGCCTCCAGCCGAGGAAAACCCCGGCCATGGCAGATCGTTGCAGGTCAATACCTCGGCTTCATCACCCTCGTCGTAATCAGTGTGATCGCTGCGCTCGGCCTCACCATCGTCCCGGACGAGTGGGTCGGCTTCCTCGGCCTGATCCCGCTCGGCATCGGCATCTGGACGCTCATTCGCGGCCTGCGCCGTAACAGCGATGACGATGATGACGACTCGAAGATCACCGCGGTCGGACTATGGGGGGTCGCGGGAATCACGATCGCCAACGGTGCGGACAACATCTCCCTGTACACGCCGATCTTCCGCACCAGCACGCCAGGCGACGTCGCCGTCATGATCGTCGTGTTCCTCATCCTCGTCGCCGTATGGTGCGCCGCCGGGCGGCTGATCGGCACCAACAAGGCCGTCACCGAGGGACTGGAGCGCGTCGAGCACTGGCTCGTACCGGCCGTGTTCATCGGTCTTGGGCTGTTCATCCTGATCGAATCCGGCGTCATCGTCCGCTTGATCGAGGTCCTCGCATGA